The sequence AACCACTGGGAGGTTGAGCAATAGGTATGCACCCCGTTCCCACGAATGACCAGAGAGTCATGAGAAAGAGGGACAAGCCTATGGAGTAAGGAAGGAGGCAAAGGGGAAATGAGGACACCCAGGCTGCATTGGGAGACAGAGATGAGCAGCTGACCGCAAAGTCCCCAAGGGCCCTCCCTTGCATACTCCCTCCCCTGTGGCCTCTGACCCTCCAGCAGGGGAGGGTCCCCCAGCCCAGTCCAGTCCAGAGACCCTGGGATTTCTTAGAGTTCAGCAAAGAGGCTCTCCCTGGAGTCATGCCTGGTCCCCTGTCTGCACAACCCTCACCTCCAACTGGGAAAGGGAAGAACCCCACCCCTGGCTTGAAAGGAAGGCTGGTCCTAGGGCTCCTTCTCACAGCCTGTCTGTGACTGGTTTACCCCTCTTGAAAGGGAATGCTTTGTCCCAAACAACATGACAGCATTTTGAAAATTCCAGTATTTGTTTATAAGGCAGCATCTGTAGAGATTAGCAGGACAGCTGGGGAATACATGGGACACAGTGCTGCAGACTTGCGGCTGATGGGGAGAGGgtccccatcctcaccccacGCTGAGTCTCATTGCTGAGCCGCGGGGACCTGGCAGTGAGTAACTGTAGGATTGCTTTGGCCTTCCTGGTGGCAAGAAGCCAGGATAAGTTTCCGGAAGGGTGGGCCAAAGCAAGGGAGGAGGTCTCAGGTGGAGGCTGGTTGGCAGTGGGTTGGCCCAGAGCCCAATGAAGCTTGGGCCCCAGCTGCTGGGCTGAGGCCCAGGCCTCTCTGGCCTCTAACATGCCCCAGACTGAGCAGGCAGCCTCCGATGGGCCTTCCCGCCTGCCCTCAGGTCTAAAGGGTGAAACACTGAGCCACTTCCTGTTCCAGACACCAGCTAGAGGGCTTCCCAGCAGGCTTTCCAGTCTAGCAATTTGATTTTGCTCAGTAAATAAtgatcacaaaaaaataaataaaaacaaaaaactttgttCTTATCAAGCCCCTGGGTGGAGCATGCACAAATTGGCCCCTGGAGATGTTTTCACctgagaaaaggggagaaaagatggCTGAGTCATCCAGCAAGTGCGTCTGAAAAAGCTAAAGAGGAGGAACCTGGTGGGTGAACCTGGGGAGCACTAAGCCgatttggggaggggaggggtagcgggagaggggggagagagagagagagcgagagagcgagagagcgagagagagagagagagagagagagagagagagagagagagagagaggcagagaggctgcCCACTGGTGGCAGGGAGACCTCGACGCTTATTTGTGAACTGGAGATTACTTACTGGGTATATATAAGCAAAGGTCTGCTGGTCTGGAGAAAGGTCCCTACCCACCCCTCCTCTTGCCCCcaaattaggaaagaaagaaaaacaatggactTTGTTTTATTAGAAGTACATTTGTTCTGTGCCTcaattccttcatctgtaaaatggggctagtGAAAGTGCCTGCTTTAATTCTGACCCAGGCTTGGAGGAAGGTTAACTAAATGAATACAAGCTCCACACCTGTCGTCTCTTCTTAGAAGAGGGCGTGTCATCAGGTCTGTCACTAACCGGATGCTGAGTCTCCAGGGGCCTTTGAAGACTTCCGGAATCTTCTGAGGGCTTCTCAGGCTGGCTCTGTCAACAGAGGGGACTTTGCAAGAAGCCTTAATTAACACAGCCGCTAACTCCCCACCCTGTGTCCTCAGGGCTCCAAGGAGGAGCAAAGCGTTTCCAAGACTCCCGCTTGGCTCCCTCCAGCCCCTTAGGATCGCCCTGTGCTCCTGTCAGGCCCTtgagagaacttcccaaactgagGGAAAACTGAACCCCAGAACAGCGAGGGAACTCAGGGGGCATGACCCCCGGCTAACCGGGCAGAGCAGTGAGGACAGTGTTGGCAGACATAGCGATGCCTTGCATTCACCTAGGATGCTTGGGTCCCCCAGCCCAGAGACCCTGGGATTTCTCAGAGTTTAGCAtagaggctgtggggacagagtcccagagagtagtttccaggctcttggcctcacgtggaaaggtgctggctcgggtagagatggccatcagctctgactagttagccatcagctgttaccggttagacattagccactgatataactgccgtagcaACGTGggtaggttggttggcagagaagcagacggcagattgtggctcctgcttcctctgtctccaacccagccgccatcgagaatatagaggtatgagcccccatccatggctccgtgggtgttcctttttggcctcaccatatcctgcgttcttgtgtggggagcaggacaagagaccccgcatgacagaggcTCTCCCTGGAGCCATGCCCGGTCCCCTGGCTGCACAACCCTCAGCCACCGAGAGGAAAAGAACCAGGCCCTGGCAGGCCAAGGTCTGCTTCCACCTCACCGTTTCCGGTCACTTTTGCAAGCACCTGGAACAGAAAAGATGCTGTGTATTGGCTAGTTTTGTCAATCCTCTCATGCCCCTTGTCCCTCGGAGGTGCTCCCTGCAGCTACACCTCCAGGAAAGAGTTAACAGGAAGCGCCTGGCGCCCTGCAACCACAGAAGCCCATTGTTCTCCAGCTGGCCCCCTCCCCCTCATTCAGGAAGACCCTCTGGGGAGCCCCTTCAAAAGCGCTAGGCTAGTGTCTCCAGGCTTAAGGCCAGCCTGTCGGGAGGGCAAGCACAGGAAAAGGAAACTTGTGAGCAAGGGCTGGGGCACAGCTGTCACTATGTCTCTGGGGGTTTCCAAGGAAGGGGGCTGAGGTGTGCCACCCCTGGGGGGAGGCAGCCCTCCCCCACAGTTCCCATCTGGAAGCCAGAGGGGTTTGATCCAGATCCTTTAGTTACAACTTAAACTCGTGCCTCCCACACCCACTTCCCGCCCTCTgtgcccccacccctcagcatCTCTGGGTTAGAAAGTTTCACACCCcacctcttcccttctccacctGATTTCAGATCTCTCTTCCGTGTCCTAACCGCCGGCTTCAGTTTAGAAGACTCCAGTAGGGGGGATGGCATGTGCTTTGACAGGGCAGCATGTATTTGGGGGACACAGAGGAGAGCTGCTAACAATTCCCTGGGAGACCCTGGGGGGTGGACAGGGTGAAGGCAAGCAGCTGCCAACCAGATGTGGATGGATAGGCTGAGGAGGAAATTAATTGGTGCCAATTGGGTGGCAGGCAGGGAAGGCAGGAACCCAGGGGGCCCAAGACTGCCTAGAtgcaggagggagggtggggggtagACATTAATGCTGAGATGATTTCTTAACTGACAGTTGAGAATGTgcttgcgggggggggggggggggggggggggggggggtgtttgaTCTGGGTCCTATAGTCCAGCAGGTTGGAAGGAAGCAAGATTTCTGCTGAGAGGAGCTCCATCCATAAGGGTCAGGAGAGGAGCCAGGCCTGAATGTGCAGGTGGAGGAGCTCAGCTTTCCAGCAAATTCGGGGAGACCTAAGCTCCCCTTAACACAGAGGTGGGTGGAATTAATAACGCCCTAGGCTGAACTTCCGTAAACAGATATAAAATGCTCTAATAGCAACCCTGAACACATGTGGGGGCCGTCTGGGCTCCCTGGATACACGTGGTGTGTCTGAGTCCCCCTGGACACAAGTAGGGGGCTCCAAGTAACCTGGGCACAGGTAGGGGATGCCGGTATATGGATCTGTTCTCCATTGAACACGGGTATGGGGGTCCTGGGCTCGCTTGAGCATAGATGTGGGGGCTCTGGGTTCCCCTGGACACATATGGGGGCGTTTCAGCAGCCTCCACGCCAAGGGCTGGTCTTGTGAGCTTCAAACTCTGGCAATCCCCATTTTCCTTCCGCTTTTTCCGCCTTTTTCCTGATTCCGAGTCGACCTCTATCCCCAGACGCCCACAGCAGGGTTTCCGCCTCCCTCCGGCCCCTACAGCCCCGCCCCCGCACTCGTGGGGCACGCGGGGGGTTACGGGCGCTGCCAAGCGCTGAGGGTCTGGGTGGAATCCGGAAGGGAACGGTTTGGGGGCGACACCGACTACACTGGCAGTTCTGGCAGAGAGCGGGGGCGCGGTGAATTTGAATGACCCGCCCTTTCTGTGACTGACACCCACTACGCTCCATCCCGAGCGCCCCGCCTGAGACTTAAATTTCCTGGCGGAGATCAAGTTCCCGCCCTGCAGGGCTGGCAGCTAGGCCAAGGCCAGCGTCTTCCCTCCTCCGGCGGGCACCTTGCCCAGGCTCCTGGAACCGGGTAAACCGGTCTGGGTGCTGCTCCTGGAGTGGTCCCGACCTGTGGCCCGGCCCTCTCCAAGCTCAGCCGAGGCTCAACTAGGACTGGGACGCCTGTCCCTTGGGCCCCCGCACagtggagaaggggagagatTCTCAGAATGGAGGAAATGACTAGAGCTGTCCCCTACGTGGCTGTCCGCAGGGtgagcttctctgggcctcagtttcccggAATGTAAAAAATGGACGTTAGAAGGACCTATCTTAAAAGGAAGTTGCAAAGAAATCATTCACAAAAAGCAAGTAGCAAGCACCTGGTAGACTTGTCTCTGTCCTTTTGGAGGCCACAAGCTAGAAGAGGAGACATCCAGAAACGTGTAAAATTGCAGTTGTGATAAATATTACACAAATAAAGTAGCTCTTGATCTGAGTGTCAATAAATATAGGAATCTTGGACCAAAGTAGGGGCGGAGAGGGAACACTTCCCTGATGATTTGCCCTTAAGCTGAGCTGACTAAAGTAGGTGAATAGGGAGGGAAAAGCACTCTTGGAGAGCTTATATACAAAGGCACCTGTGGCTGGAAGATTGCGGAAGTATGAAGAACAAAAAGCAGGTCAGTGGCGAGAGGGTGATGCAAGATTAGGCCAGAGATTGGCTGGGCCCAGATCCTGCAGGACAGTCTTAGGGTTGTTGTCCCTCTTTCAGAAGCAGAATTTTCCTAACTCTGGGACAGTGGGCAAAGTGAttcaatgttatttaaataacatGGAATGCATTTCTCAGTCTCTCCCTTTTCAGTTTTCAGTCCAAGCTAGTCTGACTTAAGGATAGATGAGTAGTCTTCCTCTTTTGGCAACAGTGTGTCTTTAACCTTGCTAATCTTCCTTTGTAACTAAGAAAGCTGTCTGGAACCTCACACTTGGCTACTGTTTCAGCAGGATCTTATGACAGTATATCATTTTCATGGTAACTTTTATGAACTGTTACCTTCTAAGTATAGTGAGTGATTAAACAGTagattaagttttaaaaattagattggtAATAATATAGTTGTTATGCAGATCTGATAAAAATTCTGACCACAACTGTGTGAAGTTTGGGAAATTCTATTCTAAGAGCCATGGGAAACCAtcagttaaatgagataataaatattaagcACTTAGCACCTGCTTACCCCAGACAacctcattcactcattcaggcCTGGGCTGAGCATTCATTCAAGGAATTGACATTTGAATGGGGGCACAAATgctaaatagaatttaaatatacCCTTTCAGCTAGTGAGCAGTACTCTAAGGAAGGCTAAGTTGAGTGGTGAGTGGGATGCTATTTTAGATCAGATAGCCAAAGAAGGGCCTCCCCAAGGAGGTGGCATTTCAGCAGAAACCTGAAGAAAGTGAGAATGGACTTGTGGTTATCTGGGAAAAGAGCATTGCCGGCAgaaggaatagcaagtgcaaaaaTCCAGTTTGTGTTTTATAAGATCAGTGCAACTGCTGTGTAGAATAGATTGTGGGGGTCAAGGGCAGGGAGGAAACTGCTCTAATCCAGGTAAGAGGtgatggaggaaagggaaaagctTGGAGTGAGATGGTAGGTCAAATCAATAGCCCCTGTGACTGGATGGAGtgtgagagaagaagaaaaagggattcAGAGGATTCCTCAATTGGAAGGCCGGCAGGAAACAGCAAGAATTCTCTTTGGGTCCTGTTTGGCTTGGAATACCTTAGACCCCAAGGAGACTGGGATGGAGAACCAAATTTGAGAGTTAGCACAGAGATGGCATTTAGAGCGCTAAGTCTGAATGAGGCCGCCAGGCGCCACTGTACACAGAGAGGCCCAGGGCCTGAGGCAGGAGTCACTGGTAAGGTGAGAGGAAACTATGAGTGTAGGacctaaaggagaaaaaaatcaactgttaAACCGTTACGATTTGGCCAAACTCTAGAGCTGGTAGGGGAGGCAGACCCTTGTTCACATTGAGCTActggaggggtgggagtgggggactGTTTTTCCATCTCTCTGGACTTAGCACAGCATctgcatgcatatgtatatgtgtgtgtgtgtgtgtgtgtgtgtgtgtgtgtgtgtataaattgtAGTGCTGTATGTGCTTTTAAATGGCCAGCACTGTTGTCATTCTGGCCtctaaaaaaaccccaaaaatagtaacactgtgtaccaggcactttactagcattttacatatactatCTTGCTTAATCTTCACAATGAACCTAAGAGGTAGGGACTGTTATATTCCAAAATTTATAGccaggaaacaggcccagagaggtgaagtaacttgctaAAAATTGCACAGGAAGCTGGCTCTCTGGCTCAGGAATCTGTGCTCCTTTAACCCATAACTTCTGCACTGGCCTTTGCCACCCAGGGTCATGGTTCTGAGTTATCTCAGTTGCCAGAGCATGTAGATCTGTCAGGTTTCGGCCTTTAACCTctagggggagggggaagggagggggagaggagggggggaaggggagcaggagcCATGGATAGGCCACATTCTACCAGACCAGTCCCATTGGATGGGTATGTAGATTATTTCAAATCTGTGCCAACATTTTCATGAACACCCTTCTGGAACCTCCTGCTGATTCCCTGGTGAATCGGCTGAACACAGGATATGTGACATTTTTAGTTTTCACAGCTATTGTCCAATCGATTACCCCCCCCAGAGGGCCTGTCCCAATAACCGAGGGCTATATAACGGCCTGAAAACTCCAGGCCCTGTCAGTGTCGGTTGTTGTGACAAGTTTTCGATTTTGCCTATTCTGATGGGTGAAAAGGGGTCTTGGGGAAGGGTATATCTTAAGGGCATGTCTGTAGGGGGCTGCTGGTCGGTCTCTCACCGTGTCATCTCCAGCCCTTAGCTCCGGTGGCCGCCACCGGAACTTcccggcgggggcgggggtcGGCCAAGTAGCTTCCCGCGGAAGGAAGGGCCCCACGGTTCCTGCGACAGGATGCGCAGTGAGGCCCCCTCGCCAGCCGCCGGGGACTTCCCTGGGCCAGGCCAAGTTTGCGGGGGAGTTGCTCCCACGCGGGCTTATTGAGCTACCGCTAAGAGAGTGGGGTTGCAGTCCCCCTACGTCTCACTGGGGAGCTCTGGGTAAGGTCCCCGAGTGGGTGGTGCTAAGTCTCTCATGTTTCCCGGTAAGGAATCAGGCGGCTGAGGAGGCAAGCTGTGCTAGATTCCCCCGGAGGacccagagggagggagggaggcggggggtggggtgaacTGGGCAGGAGTGAGCTGGGGGCGGGCGTCCTGGGGCGGGCCCGCCCCTCCTCCTTTCACCCTCCGGCCTAGGGATCAGGTCCCCCGGGGCGGAAGAGGCCCGCAGTGGCGGAGCCAGCGGTCTGGGGGCCGGGCGGGCGCTTTCCCGGAGTCACTCGCTCCCTCACTTCCCACACCTGCGGCTCCTTTGTCCTCCTAACAGTCCCTCTCTTGGGTCTGTTTTGGGTAAAGTATGAGGATTCTCTCCCCTGGAGTGGCTAACCTGGAGTTGGGGTGAGGCCAAAGCAAAAAAGGGCTCCCACGGGCATTTCTAAACCTAGTCTCCTCGTGGGGAAGATGTTTGAAAGCCCACtccatagatgaggaaactgaggctgggagctTACCTCCCAGTGTCAGCCACAGTTACACCGCCAGATTGGAACAGGGTGTAAAAGGCTCTCCAAAGCTCACCTTCGCTGGGGGCCATGAGACCTCCGCCAAAGCGAATTCAGTGCGATCATTCAAGTCTCCCAAGGAGGCGTGGCTCCCCAACTACGCTTGGGGCACTGTCCCCAGCAGTATCCCCCACCAAATGTCTGCATCAGGAAGCTCTCTTCCTTCGCCAGACTTGTAGGGGAATTCCTAAGGAATCCCCAAGTGTGGGGGGCTTCAGGAGTCGGAGAGCCCTAGCACCCAGCGTGTAAATACTCCGGCTGAGAGGACGGAGCCCAGCCCCCTCCCGCCCACTCTGCCCATGTGAGAGCCAGTCAGACCGGTTTGTGAGGCCCCTGCAAGTCGCCGCCAGCTTCTGACCCCTtaaccctgcccctcccccactacGGAAGACAACAAGACAGCAGACTTTTTATTCAGATGGTCTTTATTTTCCTATCTGGCGTCTCTAGCAAAAGTCCAGATAGACGGAGTTAAACAGAATCCACCAGAATAAATAAACAGTCCCTTAGAACGTCCTGGCTATAATCTACCCCTCCCCAAATTGGCCCATCCTCACCAGCCACTGGCCCCAGCTCAGCCTCACAGCGCTCTGCACATCCCCTCCCCCCAGTTTTGTGATTCAGACCAAGATTGTGGTTTGATTGTGTCTGTGTCTGAGGGAGGGTCACGCTGGAGACTGTGAACATCATCCCGTCCTCGAACACACCAAATGAGAACAATTTTAACCTGAAATCAGATCAGCTCCCCCCGCCCCAAAAGAAGGCGCAGGGGCGCAGGATGCGGGGGCGAAGTGACTCAGGCCGCCCTCCTCCCATTCCCCACCGCGGTCCACACCCCAGGACCTCCTCCCAGGCCCCACACCCACGCAAGGCAACAGGAAGCTACCCACGACTGCCCCATGACGCAACGATGATCGCTTGCATAAGTATGTCACCGGAGGGGGACGACTGCCTGGAATGCTGAGTTGGGAACGTGAACATCAACTATAGAAAAACCTTGAAAGGGCGGCACagccccagtaaaaaaaaaagtccgaCCCTGAGGAGTTCCAAGAACCAAGCCTCCCTCTCCCAGTCCCAGAAGGAGACGGAAAGGCCACGTCCCTGTCGGTTAAGACAGCACCTATGGGCGCGGCAGGTCTCGGCAGAAGGCGCCCGCGCCCCCGGCTCAGGCACTTCGGCGCCGCCGCGGCACACGGGTGGCGACGGCTCCCCGGCGGCAGAGTCCCTCTCCCGGCCTTTCAGCAGCCTGGGCGGCGGCTCCTCTCCACCGTTTCCGCGGGCGCTCCCGCGGGGGTAGCCTGACCTCGGGTCTGCGAATTCTGGCTGACGGTTCGGCCGGCGCACTGGGCTCCGGCAGCGCCGCTTGGGGCCCCTCAAAAGGCCACCACAGCCCGCACAAGCACGTTTAGCATATTGTCCGCCGGACGACAGGCCGGCTTCCCCTCACACGCTGGTGGTGACACCGTCGGGGAGGCGGCGGGGCTGCAGTTCAGAAGGCCTGAGAAGCGCCTCTGTAGGACACGCGCCAGGTTGGGGAAGGCGCCCTCCGCTTGCGCGGGAGGGGGCTGCAGACGATCGGGGACCTCCGAAGACGCCCCTTCCTCCGCTTCCTCTTCTAGACGGGCTTTCTTGCTCGGAACCAGTCCGGCGTCCCCGCCGTCGCTCAGGCTGCTGCTCCGCCGCTTGCGGCTGACTTTGGCAGGGTGCGGGGTACAGCGGGCAGGAGTTTCCTCGGCTCTTGGCGCCTCCTGCGTGTCCATGGGCTCCGAGCAGGGCTGCTCACCGTCGGGGGACGCTGCCTCGGCTGCGGCTTGAGCTTCCCGTAGCGGGTGCAGGCGAGGATCTGGGGAGCGGGCGGGCAGCGAGGGCACCTCGGTCTGCTCGTGGGCTTCCACTTTGGCGGAGAGGTAGAGCTCCCGGGCGCTGCGCATGACCAGCGACAGCTGCAGACTTCGGTGCAGCCGCAGGCCCCCGCGCTGCATGCGCGAATGGTACATCTTCCACACCGACAGGGTCATGATGCGTTGCGCTTCCTTCTGCACCTCCATGGCGACTCGACGGCGAGGGCGGCGGGGACTCTCAGTACAGGGAACAGGTGCACTACAGCCTACGCGCTCACGCACGCCTCTCTCTGCACACCAAACTACGCCGCCGTAACGCTGCTACGACGCTAAGCCCGGGGACCCGCTACCCGGACCCTTTTGTACTCGGAGTAACGTCACGGAGACGCCCCGCCCAATCAGAGCGCGGCATCCGGGCTTTCCACAGCGCCGGGGCCAGAGACGCCTTAAAGTCACAGGGTGGAATTTACCCGGCGGAGGAAAGGAACGAGAAACCTGAAAAGGAGGGGGCGTTCCCCAGTTCCCAAGGAGCTCTTGGGGTGGTCTACTTTCTCAGTCCCCACCCCAATGCGCCCGCGTGCAGGCCCCGGGGAGTAAATCCCACCCACTTACTCGAGTTCGCAGGCCCCAGTAGGTCATAGGTGGCCAGTTTCCCTTAGCACCCAGCAAGACACGGGTTCCAGACATACATCCCCGTGGGCACAGTTCCAGGCGTCTGTGTTTTTCGAATCAATAACGATGCCAACGCTTATTAAGCGGTTACTACGTGCCAGAAGCTGTTAAAGGCTTTCCTTTCATAAATATCTCATTGATACCCTCCACTCCGCTGAGGGTAGTTATACCTGATTTCTTCAcgtggggaaaccgaggcagagTGACTCGTccaatatttgctaaatgaataaatgggctATGGCGGTGAAAGGGAGCCACTGGGGCCTTCAGCTCATTCTCTAGCGTCCGCCAGGCCTCTTCACTCCCCTTCTCTGTAGGTAATAAAGAAGTGGACAACGATGGCTGACTCCAGGGGCAAAGCTGCCCTTTCCACGGACGGCGGACGTCTGTAGACACGAACGCAGCCTGGGCTGCCATCTCTACACTCCGCACACTGATCATTCCCCGTTTCTTTCGGCACAAGCTCCACGGGTGGGCTTGGCGCTCGCAAGGCGGAGGACCCGGCCGCACGAAAGTCCGGGTGAACACGCGGCTGCCGCCCCCTGAACGACGCGGCCGTGCTCCGCCTCTGCAACCCAGGAGGCGCGGCTGGGGTAGGAGCTGAAAACAGCAAAGCAGAGATAGAGCATATAGAAAACATAGGCTTCACCCTCCACTACGAGCTATCGTTCCGAGAAATCCTATTTCAagttcctccaaaaaaaaaatgcgAAATTGTTTGCATGGCCCCATGCAGTAGTGGCGCGGACCCTTTAAGCGGAGGCTCCGCCTACCGGGCTGGCGCGCAAAGCCTTCCCGCCACTGGGTCTGCGCGACGTCCAGGACTAAATTCGGAAGTAATGACGTAGGGCAGGCGCGCGAGCCGCTTCCGGCTGCCCCTATAAGGACAGGGGCCGGGATCTCGGTACTGGTAGTAGAGGACTTCTTCCGGGAGGGTGTGGGTGGGGTCTCGGCCTCCGGTCACGTCCTTTCCCTCTCCGGGCAGCTAGAGCAGGCAAGAGTCCCCGACTTCCGGACCGGCTTCCAGCGGGGTAGGCGGGGAGGGACAGGAAGGTTCCGCTTTCTTCCAGGGAGGCCTGGGAGGCGTGACGCCCCTCCACGTATGCCCAGCAGCCTGCGGGTAGGGGCGACCTCAGGGCTCCTACTGACGCCATCTCCCAGAGACCCTACATAAAGACCTTGCCAGCACTAGGGTGAGAACCCCGTTCATCCCTGTCCCCACACGGACACCCCACAGTCTTTCTCCCTACAAGACCCTCTCCCCGGTattcctgctcctcctccccaaACTGATTCTCGTATGCATCCTTGGAGAACGTTCAGGTCCCTCCCTCCGCACATGGAGAGTCAATTATTCCCCTTTAAAAGACCCCTCCAAAAATTGTCCCCTTCAGCGATCCTTCCTGCCACATCCAGCGACGACCTGCTGAGAACGTCCCCATTCCGTCCGCGGAGGCTCCAGAACatccccagcccaggggctgAGACCCCACACAGCGACTCTGACATACACGGGGGCGACCCTCCGAGGGCTTCTCCAGACCTCCCGCCCATCCTCCAGAGGGAGTGCAGGACCTCACTCAGGCGATAGCTTCTCCGTATCCCCCAAAAAAGTGCTTTCCGAAGACCCCACACAGGATGCCCGTGTGACAGAGACACTATGAATCCCTCCCAGACATTCCTGGCCCCTCCCCAGATGGAGACCCCACGCACAGAGGACTCCCCTGGAGGCAGTCCTCAGAGCCACCATCACATCCCCTCCCGCGACCCCCAGGCTCGCACCCAGTAAGACCTCACCCCCCAGAAGCATCTCCGGGACCCCTACTAACCATCACGCCGTCCCAAGACAACTTCGAGGCGCCCCTCCTTcgcaggaaaaaggaagggagagtcCAGCAGAACTCCCCACAGAATGCCCGCGCCTCACCCCGCCCCGTGGGAAGGTAGGGACGACCACCTCTCCTCCCCTACCCCCTTCCAAACTTGCCATTCTCgacccctgggctgggaagaTCTCCCAGGATAGGATCCGGGTGCAGACTCAGGGAGTCCGTTAAGAGGATCTACGAATCGAACGAGCCCAGTCACAATCTCGTCTGATTTCAGGGAggctattattatttacattgcCCAGAAGGAAAACAGGTTGAGAAGCAACAATTCGAGGGGCTGTAGCTCGAACCCAGATATTCCGAGCTCGTACCCAAACCCCAACGGACAAAACTAGAGCACTGCTGAGGGCGGTGAGTACGGAGACGCGAAGGGGCGGGGCGATCGTAGGGGAAGCCATCTTTGCCCACAACCATGATGGCCACAGAGAGGGCGGAAGTTCTGCACTTCCGGCCTCCGAGGGCTCTCTTTCTCCACTGGCAGTCTTTCTCGATGGTGGCAAGGGTCACGTGACGGGGGCGGGGGTGGCGGCGCGGTCTGTACCGCTGGGAGGGAACCAGCTAGGAAGGCCGAGAGGGGAGGGGGCTCGGCCTCCAGCCGTGGGTGGACTGACATGTCTCTGGAAGACCCGTTTTTTGTAGTCCGAGGGTGAGTGACAGagatgggggagggcagagggtgcTCGGGCCCCTGCCAGCCAGTGCCTGGGTACCCGCCGCAGCGTGCCAGGCAGTTTGGGCTCGGCCGTCGGGGTGCGCGAGTTAGGATCGTCCAGTGGCCGAGTGGGAGGGTTACGTAGAGGGATGTAGGGGGGTCCCCTTAACCCACTCGTTTTGGGGTGCAGCGACTGGAGGCCCGCCTGCCCTCAGACGCGCCCGCTGTGCCCCTGCCTGCAGCGAGGTGCAGAAGGCGGTGAACACTGCCCGCGGGCTGTACCAGCGCTGGTGCGAGCTCCTGCAGGAGGGCGCCGCGGTCGGACGCGAGGAGTTGGACTGGACAACCAATGAGCTGCGGAA comes from Rhinolophus ferrumequinum isolate MPI-CBG mRhiFer1 chromosome 18, mRhiFer1_v1.p, whole genome shotgun sequence and encodes:
- the IER2 gene encoding immediate early response gene 2 protein, with the protein product MEVQKEAQRIMTLSVWKMYHSRMQRGGLRLHRSLQLSLVMRSARELYLSAKVEAHEQTEVPSLPARSPDPRLHPLREAQAAAEAASPDGEQPCSEPMDTQEAPRAEETPARCTPHPAKVSRKRRSSSLSDGGDAGLVPSKKARLEEEAEEGASSEVPDRLQPPPAQAEGAFPNLARVLQRRFSGLLNCSPAASPTVSPPACEGKPACRPADNMLNVLVRAVVAF